In Hymenobacter gelipurpurascens, one DNA window encodes the following:
- a CDS encoding efflux RND transporter permease subunit, translating into MPLRKLSYSVLLVLALLSAVSVYFVAQLRFNYNFNDFYPAGDPDLDYYQQYSGRFGNDNDYVLLGLEAPAGRTVFEPQFLTRVDSLTRFIQRRPHVVHVTSPTNATNPVLEGLGVFNVPYLHPEEPARRAQDSALVYRTPGLIGNLISKDARAVTILLQTSPNLSKPPGDSLLAAVRTELSRQGFAEADYHLAGKLVAQSIFVDRLQRELMVFMSLSVVLVTGLLWFTFRTWWGVVLPLVVVLGSILWGLGVMSAFGVSIDLMTALLPVMLFVVGMSDTIHIITRYVTELGYGTSKRESLLITLKESGFGSGLSALTTSIGFFTLMTSTIRPIYNFGLFTGIAVLLTFVLSFTLLPAMLMLLRKPQLRIPRQEGHSWDGVLGRMFRTVLARRQWVVAISALLLIGSVASASRIRINSALLDDLSKNDPVKLDFRFFERQFAGVRPFELDLKPGPGRTIYDLPVLRQTEQIENYLLKEYGLNFVASPVTLVKSVRKAVNGGLLEEYRLPDSDAELQRLVSKIKVFRKKPEFRALVLPDASEGRMTGRMPDVGSIRADKLNADLRQYLAEHTDATVLQTRLTGSANLIDKNNENLTLNMITGMSIDIVMVTLIVLVLFRSVRMTLVVLIPNLVPILIVAGVMGLAGVHMKVSTSIIFTIAFGIAVDDTIHFISKLKLVLLKERSLFKAVRKTYLMAGKAVIVTSLILVGGFSTLIFSSFDGTFYVGLLIGLTLLFGVVAELTLLPILILAFYKHRPKEIRQPVPALGG; encoded by the coding sequence ATGCCCCTCCGCAAACTCAGTTATAGTGTTCTGCTTGTCTTGGCCCTGCTTTCGGCCGTGAGCGTGTATTTCGTGGCGCAGCTGCGCTTCAACTACAACTTCAACGACTTCTACCCCGCCGGCGACCCCGACCTGGATTACTACCAGCAATACTCCGGACGCTTCGGCAACGACAACGACTACGTGCTGCTGGGCCTCGAAGCGCCGGCCGGCCGCACCGTGTTTGAGCCACAGTTCCTGACCCGCGTAGATTCCCTTACGCGCTTTATCCAGCGTAGGCCACATGTGGTGCACGTCACGTCGCCGACCAACGCCACCAACCCGGTGCTGGAGGGCCTGGGCGTGTTCAACGTGCCCTACCTCCACCCCGAGGAGCCCGCCCGCCGCGCCCAGGATTCGGCGCTGGTGTACCGCACGCCGGGCCTCATCGGCAACCTGATTTCCAAGGATGCCCGCGCCGTCACGATTCTGCTACAGACTTCCCCCAACCTCAGCAAGCCCCCCGGCGACTCCCTTTTGGCGGCCGTGCGCACCGAGCTGAGCCGCCAGGGCTTCGCGGAGGCCGATTACCACCTGGCCGGCAAACTGGTGGCGCAGTCGATTTTCGTAGACCGTCTGCAGCGGGAGCTGATGGTGTTTATGTCGCTCTCGGTGGTACTCGTGACGGGGTTGCTGTGGTTTACGTTCCGGACGTGGTGGGGCGTGGTGCTGCCGCTGGTAGTGGTGCTGGGCTCCATTCTGTGGGGCCTGGGCGTGATGTCGGCCTTTGGCGTGAGCATTGATCTGATGACGGCTCTGCTGCCCGTGATGCTGTTTGTGGTGGGCATGTCCGATACCATCCACATCATTACGCGCTACGTCACGGAACTCGGCTACGGCACTTCCAAGCGCGAATCTCTGCTGATTACGCTCAAGGAATCGGGGTTTGGCTCGGGGCTTTCGGCGCTTACCACCAGCATCGGCTTCTTTACCCTGATGACCAGCACCATCCGCCCGATTTACAACTTCGGGTTGTTTACGGGTATTGCGGTGCTGCTCACCTTCGTGCTGTCGTTTACCTTGCTGCCGGCTATGCTCATGCTGCTGCGCAAGCCCCAGCTGCGCATTCCGCGCCAGGAGGGCCATAGTTGGGACGGCGTGCTGGGCCGCATGTTTCGGACGGTGCTGGCGCGTCGGCAGTGGGTGGTGGCCATCAGCGCCCTGCTCCTGATTGGGTCCGTGGCTTCGGCCTCGCGCATCCGCATCAACTCCGCTCTGCTCGACGACCTCTCCAAAAACGACCCCGTGAAGCTGGATTTCCGGTTTTTTGAGCGGCAGTTTGCCGGTGTGCGCCCCTTCGAGCTGGACCTGAAGCCCGGCCCCGGCCGCACTATCTACGACCTGCCCGTGCTGCGCCAGACTGAGCAGATTGAGAATTACCTGCTTAAAGAGTACGGCCTTAACTTCGTGGCTTCACCGGTTACACTGGTAAAATCGGTGCGCAAAGCCGTGAACGGTGGCCTACTGGAAGAATACCGCCTCCCTGATTCCGATGCTGAGCTACAGCGGTTGGTATCAAAGATCAAGGTCTTCCGCAAGAAGCCGGAGTTCCGGGCGTTGGTGCTGCCCGATGCCTCCGAAGGCCGCATGACCGGCCGAATGCCCGACGTAGGCAGCATCCGGGCCGATAAGCTCAACGCCGACCTGCGCCAGTATCTGGCCGAGCACACCGACGCCACTGTGCTGCAAACCCGCCTCACCGGCTCGGCTAACCTCATTGATAAAAACAACGAAAACCTCACCCTGAACATGATAACGGGCATGAGCATCGATATCGTGATGGTCACGCTTATCGTGCTGGTGCTGTTTCGGAGCGTGCGCATGACGCTGGTCGTACTCATCCCGAACTTGGTGCCCATTCTCATTGTGGCGGGCGTAATGGGGCTGGCCGGCGTGCACATGAAGGTGAGCACCAGCATTATCTTCACCATTGCTTTTGGAATAGCTGTCGATGACACTATTCACTTTATCAGCAAGCTCAAGCTGGTTTTGCTCAAGGAGCGTAGCCTGTTCAAGGCCGTCCGTAAAACCTACCTGATGGCTGGCAAAGCCGTTATCGTCACCTCCCTTATTCTCGTCGGCGGCTTTTCCACGCTCATCTTTTCTTCCTTCGACGGCACCTTCTACGTAGGCCTGCTCATTGGCCTTACGCTGCTGTTCGGCGTAGTCGCCGAGCTGACGTTGCTGCCCATCCTGATTCTAGCGTTCTACAAGCACCGCCCCAAGGAAATCCGGCAGCCGGTGCCAGCGCTGGGCGGATAG
- a CDS encoding type I restriction endonuclease, which yields MELIDQLTNLASRAQKQISHIQTEEATKNALVMPFINALGYNVFDPTEVVPEFICDIGTKKGEKIDYAIMRDGKPIILVECKHAGGDLNINHASQLFRYFHVTEARIAVLTNGITYKLFTDLEQPNKMDERPFMEFDLFNFHENDVAEIKKLSKASFNIEDMLFAAYNLKYMRAFKKYFDEQFTQPSADFIHFISKQIYDGVLTPKLKEQFSILVHRSFHQFLNDKIAMRLRSAMADTSSQGILAVDIPMPQVPDLTPTEVNLENKDKDIETTVEETEGFMIVRAILRKSVPVHRVVMRDVQSYCGILLDDNNRKPICRLHFNGSKKYVTLFDVEGGERVDINSLDDLYGLASRIRTAVQRHETKVPEAPTV from the coding sequence ATGGAGCTTATCGATCAACTTACCAATCTAGCCTCGCGGGCACAGAAGCAAATTTCCCACATCCAAACGGAAGAAGCTACCAAGAATGCGCTTGTAATGCCATTCATCAATGCACTTGGGTACAATGTCTTTGACCCCACAGAAGTAGTGCCTGAGTTTATCTGTGATATAGGCACGAAAAAGGGCGAAAAGATTGATTACGCCATCATGCGCGATGGTAAGCCTATTATTCTAGTAGAGTGCAAACACGCTGGCGGCGACTTGAATATCAATCATGCAAGCCAGCTGTTTCGATATTTTCATGTCACAGAAGCGCGTATTGCAGTACTTACAAATGGCATCACTTATAAGCTGTTCACGGATTTAGAACAGCCTAACAAAATGGATGAGCGTCCATTCATGGAATTTGACTTATTCAACTTTCACGAAAACGACGTCGCCGAAATAAAGAAATTAAGCAAAGCGTCGTTCAATATCGAAGACATGCTGTTTGCCGCATACAATCTGAAGTATATGCGGGCTTTCAAAAAGTACTTCGATGAACAGTTTACACAGCCATCTGCTGATTTCATTCACTTCATATCTAAGCAGATTTACGATGGGGTCCTGACACCCAAACTAAAAGAGCAGTTCAGCATATTGGTGCATCGTTCATTTCACCAGTTTCTAAATGATAAGATAGCCATGCGCTTACGCTCGGCAATGGCCGACACAAGTAGTCAAGGTATCTTGGCAGTTGATATTCCGATGCCACAAGTTCCTGATCTGACACCAACAGAAGTAAATCTGGAAAACAAGGACAAGGATATTGAAACGACTGTTGAAGAAACCGAAGGATTTATGATTGTGCGAGCTATTCTGCGCAAATCAGTACCGGTTCATCGGGTGGTAATGCGGGATGTTCAATCCTATTGCGGCATTCTACTTGACGACAATAACAGGAAACCAATCTGCCGATTGCATTTCAACGGCAGTAAAAAATACGTGACGTTATTTGATGTTGAAGGCGGGGAGCGAGTTGATATAAACTCCCTGGACGATCTATATGGCTTGGCCTCCCGGATTCGTACAGCTGTACAACGCCATGAAACAAAAGTGCCGGAAGCTCCCACAGTGTAA
- a CDS encoding cyclic nucleotide-binding domain-containing protein yields MTLLERWQQLLGIRPDEGRTVGLFFLHNFLLGIGTILVYVSANVILLENNPERNLPLAYGVAALLMIASGKIYAHFEHHLGLQRVAVRVLLAVVMLTGVLGVLVAVGHSVAAAVVIMAGYRVIYLLTNLEFWGVSAVVFDVRQSRRLFSVISSGDMPAKALGAVLAILIHHHTELLWLLLTAFAAYICALLVLQATGRLHVVEARSAARAQRTEAVTPGLQRWFGSSRLVLAMCLSMLAIAAVTTGIEYSFFVNVKHRFHDQSVVMRYVGGVLALTYLLALVFKLLLTSQTLDRVGFRGTLLALPGTVLVGLGLYGVLHLTGGAEENLMLYFCGLFLALEVLRRAVFDPVFLILFQPLPATERLQAHTLAKGVYEPLGMGLAGVLLFAFHAQPALSQVLTFGWMTLLALAALALLYRAYGHYLAELQHAVSRRFAPSEEGFFASNGTGVASGLANGTVPDSATIQALIMALTDKNTRAAATDQLVQLGEAALPELTETLHTSTDEALIRRVAQLLGHVRRPASRQALVELARQPNLFRREAALRALRSFEPVIADAPIFQGLVQQELRLAHQLLLGQLSTANGPLQSSLDYELLRVQQRLFGLLLQLYPPQIIADAQRGVAHAARERQANALEMLDNLIPRPVYQGLQALLDVVPVAEKVRRFNALLSANGAAMSIVPGIVERGEVAYTDWTVSMALSQWHPTPYTVGQALPHLHSTNLLIQQSAVAVLDRFAHAAPEDYQHLLEAHPHLVSLLMSHHATTSRISATELVALLKNTALFSETPENVLSSIVPIMKEVTFREGEQIFAKGDLGTSLFIVQEGEVNILSGTQQLATFRPGDFFGELALLDAEPRSASAVAHGSVVAFRLDQEDFYDVMEERGEVLRNIMRVLCQRLRRQNEKMQVPEVK; encoded by the coding sequence ATGACACTACTTGAACGCTGGCAGCAATTGCTGGGGATTCGGCCCGATGAAGGGCGCACGGTGGGGCTGTTCTTCCTGCACAACTTTCTGCTGGGCATCGGCACCATTCTGGTGTACGTGTCGGCCAACGTGATTCTGCTCGAAAATAACCCCGAGCGAAACCTGCCCCTGGCCTACGGGGTGGCGGCGCTGTTGATGATTGCGTCCGGCAAAATATATGCCCATTTTGAGCATCACCTGGGGCTGCAGCGCGTGGCTGTGCGGGTGCTGCTGGCTGTGGTTATGCTGACGGGCGTGCTGGGCGTGTTGGTGGCCGTAGGCCACTCGGTAGCGGCCGCCGTGGTTATTATGGCGGGCTACCGCGTCATTTATCTGCTCACCAACCTGGAGTTCTGGGGCGTGTCGGCGGTGGTGTTTGATGTGCGCCAAAGCCGGCGCCTGTTCAGCGTCATCAGCTCCGGCGACATGCCCGCCAAGGCCCTGGGTGCCGTGCTGGCCATCCTGATTCATCATCATACGGAGCTGCTGTGGCTGCTCCTGACGGCGTTTGCCGCCTATATATGTGCCCTGCTGGTGTTGCAGGCTACCGGCCGCCTGCACGTGGTAGAAGCCCGCTCGGCCGCCCGCGCCCAGCGCACAGAAGCCGTGACACCTGGCCTACAGCGCTGGTTTGGGAGCAGCCGTCTGGTGCTGGCCATGTGCCTGAGCATGCTGGCCATTGCGGCCGTTACCACTGGCATTGAGTATTCGTTTTTCGTCAACGTCAAGCACCGCTTCCATGATCAATCGGTGGTGATGCGCTACGTGGGGGGCGTGCTGGCTCTCACCTACTTGCTGGCGCTGGTGTTTAAGCTGCTGCTTACCAGCCAAACGCTCGATCGGGTGGGGTTCCGGGGTACGTTGCTGGCGCTGCCGGGCACGGTGCTGGTGGGGCTAGGTCTGTACGGGGTGCTGCACCTGACGGGAGGGGCTGAAGAGAATCTGATGCTGTATTTCTGCGGGCTGTTTCTGGCCCTGGAAGTGCTGCGTAGAGCTGTGTTTGATCCGGTTTTCCTGATTCTGTTTCAGCCGCTGCCCGCCACGGAGCGGCTGCAGGCGCACACGCTGGCAAAAGGCGTGTATGAGCCACTGGGCATGGGCCTGGCCGGGGTGTTGCTCTTCGCTTTTCATGCGCAGCCAGCACTAAGTCAGGTGCTTACGTTTGGCTGGATGACGCTCCTGGCGCTGGCCGCTCTGGCGCTGCTGTACCGTGCATATGGCCACTATCTGGCCGAGCTGCAGCACGCCGTGAGCCGCCGGTTTGCGCCTTCGGAAGAGGGTTTCTTCGCCTCGAACGGGACTGGAGTTGCCAGTGGCCTAGCCAACGGGACGGTGCCTGATTCTGCGACTATTCAGGCCCTGATTATGGCCCTCACGGATAAGAATACGCGCGCCGCTGCCACCGATCAGCTGGTGCAGCTCGGCGAAGCAGCTTTGCCTGAACTGACCGAAACCCTGCACACAAGCACCGACGAGGCCCTAATCCGGCGTGTAGCCCAGCTGCTGGGGCATGTACGCCGCCCCGCCAGCCGCCAAGCGCTGGTGGAACTGGCCCGGCAGCCCAACCTTTTCCGGCGAGAGGCCGCGCTACGGGCGTTGCGCAGTTTTGAGCCGGTAATTGCCGATGCTCCCATTTTTCAGGGGCTGGTGCAGCAGGAGCTGCGCCTGGCTCATCAGTTGCTTCTAGGCCAGCTGAGCACGGCCAATGGCCCGTTGCAATCCAGCCTCGACTATGAGCTGCTACGCGTGCAGCAGCGACTATTCGGCCTGCTGTTACAGCTCTATCCGCCCCAGATCATTGCTGATGCCCAGCGCGGCGTGGCGCATGCTGCCCGCGAGCGGCAGGCCAACGCCCTCGAAATGCTGGACAACCTGATTCCCAGGCCAGTATATCAGGGGCTGCAGGCGCTGCTGGATGTAGTGCCAGTGGCGGAAAAGGTCCGCCGGTTCAACGCATTGTTAAGCGCAAATGGGGCCGCTATGTCCATCGTGCCTGGCATTGTGGAGCGCGGCGAAGTGGCCTACACCGACTGGACGGTAAGCATGGCGCTTAGCCAGTGGCACCCCACGCCCTACACCGTAGGCCAGGCCTTGCCCCATTTGCACAGCACTAACCTACTGATTCAGCAAAGTGCGGTGGCCGTTCTAGACCGCTTCGCGCATGCTGCCCCCGAAGATTACCAGCACTTGCTGGAAGCCCATCCTCACTTAGTATCCTTGCTCATGAGCCACCACGCCACCACATCCCGCATCTCGGCTACGGAGCTGGTTGCCCTGCTCAAAAACACGGCGCTCTTCTCCGAAACCCCTGAAAACGTACTCAGCAGCATCGTGCCCATCATGAAGGAGGTGACCTTCCGGGAAGGGGAGCAAATCTTCGCCAAAGGCGACCTGGGCACGTCCTTGTTCATTGTGCAGGAAGGGGAGGTAAACATCCTCAGCGGCACGCAGCAGCTGGCCACTTTCCGCCCCGGCGACTTCTTTGGCGAGCTGGCCTTGCTGGATGCCGAGCCGCGCTCTGCCTCGGCCGTGGCTCACGGCTCGGTGGTAGCCTTCCGCCTCGATCAGGAAGATTTCTACGACGTGATGGAGGAGCGGGGCGAGGTATTGCGCAATATCATGCGCGTGCTCTGCCAGCGCCTCCGCCGCCAAAACGAG
- a CDS encoding HD domain-containing protein — protein MDHLRAETYVLNLLRQQLPASLLYHGLHHTLDVVEQSASLAAAEGITNPDDLTLLRTAALYHDSGFLTTYKGHEAASCELVCRVLPGMAYSPSQVELICRMIMATQLPQAPDHLHLAQILCDADLDYLGRPDFWSTSQTLFEEWQARDMVPDEQDWYQIQVKFLGAHHYWTRTAIARRETEKQARLAEVKVRLEQLSGNG, from the coding sequence ATGGATCACCTACGCGCTGAAACTTATGTGCTGAACCTGCTGCGTCAGCAATTGCCAGCTTCTTTGCTCTACCATGGCCTGCACCATACCCTCGATGTGGTAGAGCAATCGGCGTCCTTGGCCGCAGCCGAAGGCATCACCAACCCCGACGACCTCACGCTGCTCCGCACGGCAGCTTTGTATCACGATTCTGGCTTTCTGACCACCTACAAGGGCCACGAAGCCGCCAGCTGCGAGCTGGTGTGCCGGGTGCTGCCCGGTATGGCCTATTCGCCCAGCCAGGTAGAGCTGATTTGCCGCATGATTATGGCCACTCAGCTTCCCCAAGCCCCCGACCATCTGCATCTGGCCCAAATCCTATGCGACGCCGACCTCGACTACCTGGGCCGCCCCGATTTCTGGTCGACCAGCCAGACGCTCTTCGAGGAGTGGCAAGCCCGCGATATGGTGCCCGATGAGCAGGATTGGTATCAGATTCAGGTAAAATTTCTCGGTGCCCACCACTACTGGACCCGCACTGCCATTGCCCGCCGCGAAACGGAAAAGCAGGCACGGCTGGCCGAGGTGAAGGTGCGGCTGGAGCAGTTGAGTGGAAACGGGTGA